The window GATACCACACCAACCCGGCGTCGACGACATGCTCAACAATTTAAGCGAATTTCTTGTTCACTGGGCCATCACCGCGCTCGCCCTGTGGGTTGCCAGTGCAATCTTTAACGGCATCAGCTTTTCCAACAAGCAATCCCTGTTCATTGCGGCCCTGCTGCTGGGCTTTGCCAACGCAATCGTGCGCCCGGTGCTGATCGTTCTGACCCTGCCACTTACGCTCATCACCTTCGGCCTTTTTCTGCTGGTCATCAATGCGCTGGTCATCATGCTGGTCGCGGCCATTGTGCCGGGCTTCAAGATCTCCGGCTTCTGGACCGCGTTTTTCGCCAGCATCTTTATTGCAGTTTTCAGCTTCTTTATCGGGCTGTTTATTTTCCAGTCGGGCGGGCATCCCATCATGATGCCAACCCAGGGCGGCATGATGGTATAGCCATCACTGCGACCAAAGCGGCCCTTCATCCATCAGCGCCAGTTGCTCGCGCAACGCCAGAATATGATCCTGCCAGTAGCGCTGGGTATTAAACCAGGGAAATGCCGCGGGAAATGCCGGATCATCCCAGCGCCGGGCCAGCCAGGCAGCATAGTGGATCAGGCGCAGGGTGCGCAGCGCTTCAATCAGGTGGAGTTCGCGCGGATCGAATTCCTGAAAATCCTCGTACCCTGCCAGCAAATCGGCCATTTGCCGCGCCATGTCGGCGCGCTCGCCTGATAACATCATCCACAGATCCTGCACTGCCGGACCCATGCGGGCATCGTCAAAATCGACAAAGTGCGGCCCGCTGTCCGTCCATAGCACATTGCCGGCATGGCAGTCGCCATGCAAACGCAGCATACGCACGCTGCCGGCACGTTCGAAGCAGCGCTGTACCCCTTCCAGAGCCAGCGCCACAACGCTGCGCCATGCTGCGTCCAGATCAGGCGGGATAAAGCCATTGGCCAGCAGGTAATCTCGCGGCCCGGTGCCGAAACTTGCAACATCCAGCACGGAGCGATGACTGAACGGCCGCAACGCCCCTACCGCATGTATGCGCCCGAGGAAGCGCCCCATCCATTCCAGGGTATTGCTGTCCTCCAGTTCCGGCGCCCGCCCGCCCTGTTTTGGGAAAACGGCAAAACGGAAATCCTCGAACAGGTGCAAGGTACCCGCCCCTGCCAGCAATAGCGGAGGCACCACCGGAATTTCGCGCTCGGCCAGTTCCAGGGTAAAGGCATGCTCTTCGAGAATGGCATCATCGCTCCAGCGCGCCGGCCGGTAAAATTTCGCCACCAGCGGCGGCCCCTCTTCCATGCCGATCTGGTAGACACGGTTCTCGTAACTGTTGAGTGCGAGCAGGCGCCCGTCACTGCGCAAACCGACGCTATCCAGCGCATTCAGAATCACATCCGGTGTCAGTGAGGAAAAGGGAGTCAAGGGCATATTATTCATGGCGACCAGGGAATATCAGCGCATTGATGGCGCGGCTTGTTTCAGCGCCATCAACTCGACCTGTACGGTATTGTTCTTGTCGGACAGCCAAATCTGCCCTTCCTGAATGGTGCATTGCAGCTGCATATTGCGTTGCGCCAGCCCCGCCATGGCCTGAGTGGTGGCAAGCGGCAGGTTCATGACAGCGAGATTTTCAAGCCGCTCGAATTTGCCTCTATTCTGCCCCCACCAGATATCCGCGCCACGTCCGCCATAGCAATAGACAAACACCTGCCTTGCGCGCCCACAGGCTTTGCGAATGAGTTTTTCGTCAGGCAGACCCACATCGATCCAGCACTCGATAGCGCCGGTGAGGTCCTTTTGCCA of the Sulfuricella sp. genome contains:
- a CDS encoding phage holin family protein; this encodes MLNNLSEFLVHWAITALALWVASAIFNGISFSNKQSLFIAALLLGFANAIVRPVLIVLTLPLTLITFGLFLLVINALVIMLVAAIVPGFKISGFWTAFFASIFIAVFSFFIGLFIFQSGGHPIMMPTQGGMMV
- a CDS encoding YaeQ family protein, whose product is MALKATIFKAELQIADMDRNYYHDHTLTIARHPSENDVRMMVRLLAFALHADENLLFGQGLSTDDEPDLWQKDLTGAIECWIDVGLPDEKLIRKACGRARQVFVYCYGGRGADIWWGQNRGKFERLENLAVMNLPLATTQAMAGLAQRNMQLQCTIQEGQIWLSDKNNTVQVELMALKQAAPSMR
- a CDS encoding serine/threonine protein kinase, with the protein product MPLTPFSSLTPDVILNALDSVGLRSDGRLLALNSYENRVYQIGMEEGPPLVAKFYRPARWSDDAILEEHAFTLELAEREIPVVPPLLLAGAGTLHLFEDFRFAVFPKQGGRAPELEDSNTLEWMGRFLGRIHAVGALRPFSHRSVLDVASFGTGPRDYLLANGFIPPDLDAAWRSVVALALEGVQRCFERAGSVRMLRLHGDCHAGNVLWTDSGPHFVDFDDARMGPAVQDLWMMLSGERADMARQMADLLAGYEDFQEFDPRELHLIEALRTLRLIHYAAWLARRWDDPAFPAAFPWFNTQRYWQDHILALREQLALMDEGPLWSQ